From the genome of Spirosomataceae bacterium TFI 002, one region includes:
- a CDS encoding NADH dehydrogenase subunit N — protein sequence MKELLNHILDSTAALQPEIILFIGILGMTLFISFTKKPTPEHIFDKLLYLTVFILGLTAWSLYCRYSLSTGREDAFFQGMLLIDKRASFFQIVVVFVAILSLIHAKLVNFRTSAEYFLMFLAIVLGLLLLSMSNNFMSMYLFLELVSICSYILISIQKESLNYEAGIKYLTVGAIISAVMLYGISLIYGVSGSLYFDQITIGIAEQEATIANVLILLAMAGLLFKMSAAPFHIWAPDAYEKAPTPALSFLSVAPKIAAFLVILRLFSFGNLDFSNYFAIIILASITIGNFAALWQKDAKRMLAYSGIAHAGFILIGLMASSTAGNDASAFYLLIYAIMNPAAFLLIDLLQKRSGSYELASFVGMGSKNVSIGLVAIVVMIALIGFPPTVGFTAKFLIFTSLLPSVSDGNSLFTTVLVFGVLNTAVSLFYYLRIPYFMFMKEGEVNSTKSYIGGTILLSILAGLLVYLFFAPEVFQGLIK from the coding sequence ATGAAAGAGCTTCTCAATCACATTTTGGATAGTACGGCTGCTTTGCAACCAGAAATCATTCTGTTCATTGGAATATTGGGAATGACACTATTTATCTCATTTACCAAAAAACCTACCCCAGAACACATTTTCGATAAACTTTTGTACTTAACAGTATTTATACTTGGGCTCACAGCATGGTCACTTTACTGTAGGTATTCTTTATCTACTGGTCGGGAAGATGCATTTTTCCAAGGAATGTTACTAATTGACAAGAGAGCTTCTTTTTTCCAAATAGTCGTCGTTTTTGTAGCTATACTTAGCCTTATTCATGCAAAGCTTGTCAATTTCCGCACCTCTGCAGAATATTTTCTCATGTTTTTGGCAATTGTACTTGGCTTGCTTCTACTCAGCATGAGTAACAATTTCATGAGTATGTATTTGTTTTTGGAGCTCGTTTCCATTTGCTCTTATATTCTTATCTCCATTCAAAAAGAGTCATTGAACTATGAAGCTGGTATAAAGTATCTCACTGTAGGAGCCATCATTTCTGCTGTAATGCTTTATGGCATTTCGCTTATTTATGGCGTGAGTGGCAGTTTATATTTTGATCAAATAACAATTGGAATTGCAGAACAAGAGGCTACCATTGCTAATGTTCTGATTTTATTGGCGATGGCTGGCTTACTCTTCAAAATGTCGGCAGCACCATTCCATATTTGGGCTCCAGATGCTTACGAAAAAGCACCAACCCCTGCTCTATCATTTTTAAGTGTAGCTCCCAAAATAGCTGCTTTTTTAGTCATATTAAGGCTTTTCTCTTTCGGAAACCTCGACTTCTCTAATTACTTCGCAATAATTATTTTAGCGTCCATCACAATTGGAAACTTTGCAGCACTTTGGCAAAAAGATGCGAAAAGAATGCTCGCCTACTCAGGAATTGCACACGCTGGTTTTATACTTATCGGATTGATGGCATCCTCCACCGCAGGAAATGATGCCAGTGCTTTTTACCTACTTATCTATGCGATCATGAACCCCGCAGCTTTCTTATTGATTGATCTTTTGCAAAAAAGAAGTGGAAGCTATGAATTAGCTTCATTTGTAGGAATGGGATCCAAAAATGTTTCAATTGGCTTAGTAGCAATCGTTGTGATGATAGCTTTGATAGGATTCCCGCCAACAGTTGGTTTTACTGCCAAATTTTTAATTTTCACTTCCTTGCTTCCTAGTGTTTCGGACGGAAACTCACTATTCACAACGGTACTTGTTTTTGGAGTTTTAAATACTGCTGTTTCGTTATTTTATTACCTTAGAATCCCATATTTCATGTTTATGAAAGAAGGTGAAGTAAACTCGACAAAGTCTTATATAGGAGGTACTATTTTACTTTCAATACTTGCTGGTCTGCTTGTATATTTATTCTTTGCTCCAGAAGTATTTCAAGGACTTATTAAATAA
- a CDS encoding Glycosyltransferase involved in cell wall bisynthesis: MSTPTTILIPVYNDWEALGLLLTQIDHEALRLGQKFDVLLMNDCSADEVKVDRYPHLSIKVISLYRNLGHQKAIAIGMSHLANQEKETQVLVMDADGEDKPSDIPALLEKASNSNGKIIFAKRSKRSEGLVFRVFYLIYKSVFKLLTGKTINFGNFSLVPSSLIKKVAFLSEIWNNYPGGIIKSRLPFTDIGIDRGKRLAGESKMNFISLVLHGMSTISVFLETTAVRILVFAVFMVFACLVGISVVLELKFIEEMATPGWASNLAIALFIVILQGFFISLFLVFMVLNHRGNKQFIPFYEYENYIESIQSI; encoded by the coding sequence ATGTCTACCCCAACCACCATTTTGATACCCGTTTACAATGACTGGGAAGCACTTGGGCTTTTGCTTACGCAAATAGATCATGAGGCTTTGCGGTTAGGGCAAAAGTTTGACGTCTTACTCATGAATGATTGTTCTGCCGATGAGGTGAAAGTAGATCGTTACCCACATTTGTCGATAAAAGTCATTTCGCTTTATCGTAATCTAGGGCATCAGAAAGCGATAGCGATTGGAATGTCGCACTTAGCAAATCAAGAAAAAGAAACGCAAGTATTGGTTATGGATGCCGATGGGGAAGATAAACCTTCGGATATTCCTGCTTTATTGGAGAAAGCTAGCAATTCTAATGGTAAAATAATTTTTGCTAAACGTAGCAAACGAAGTGAGGGACTTGTTTTTCGAGTTTTCTATTTGATTTACAAAAGCGTTTTTAAGCTGCTCACTGGAAAAACAATCAACTTTGGTAACTTTTCCCTTGTGCCTAGTAGTTTGATTAAAAAAGTAGCTTTCCTTTCTGAAATTTGGAACAATTACCCTGGAGGAATCATAAAATCTCGATTACCATTTACGGACATAGGCATAGATAGAGGCAAAAGGCTCGCAGGAGAATCCAAGATGAATTTTATATCCTTGGTACTACATGGAATGAGTACAATTTCAGTGTTTTTAGAAACTACCGCGGTGAGGATTTTGGTATTTGCTGTGTTCATGGTTTTTGCTTGTCTTGTTGGTATTAGTGTTGTTCTAGAGTTGAAGTTTATAGAAGAAATGGCAACTCCAGGCTGGGCTAGTAACCTGGCAATTGCATTGTTTATAGTAATACTCCAAGGTTTCTTTATTTCCTTATTTTTGGTATTTATGGTGCTCAACCATAGAGGAAATAAGCAGTTTATTCCATTTTACGAATATGAGAATTATATAGAAAGTATTCAATCGATTTGA